TCCGGCGGGCCAAGGTCGAAGTTCTCCGGCGTGTACGGTAACCGCTTCATGGATGGCAAACTCGGCGTCGTGGTGGCCGGATCGTATGAAGACAACCATTTCGGTTCAGACGATATCGAAGCCGAATGGAAGCGCAGCGGGACGACCGGTCAGATAAATCTCGATTCACAGCAGGTTCGTACCTATGATATCGAGCGTCTCCGCAAGAGCTTGTCCACCACGCTCGATTACCGATTCAATGAAAACCACACCCTGAAATTCTCCGGCATTTCCAACTGGCGAAATGACTGGGAGCAACGTTACAGAACGACCTATACCAGTTTGCTTGACGATGACAACAACTATCTGGACAAGGGCGAAATCCGGATGCAGAACAAGGGCGGTACCGACAAGGATGCCCGCCTCGAAGAGCAGCGAATGATGTCGTACTCACTCGGCGGCGAGCACCATTTCGGCAAGCTCGAAGTTGACTGGCAGGCAGCGTACTCGAAGGCTTCACAAGAAAAGCCGAACGAGCGCTACATCGACATCAGGGAGAAGAAACAGCCCTTCACGGTCGATGTTTCCGATCCAGGTAAACCTCTGGTCATCATGGACGCCTCTTCGGGAATTGCTTCGGGAGGTGACTGGAAACTGAAATCACTGACCGAAGAGCACGAATACACCGAAGATATCGACAAGGCGTTTGGTCTCGATTTCAAGTACGATCTGGCGGACAGACTGAAGCTCAAAGCTGGCGGCAAGATCAGGTACAAGAAAAAGATGAGCGATAACGATTATTATGAATACACCCCCGTCGATGAGGATGCCTTCATGAACGAGGTGTACAACCATCTGTACAGCCCGTCGAAAAAGCACTATCTCCCTGGCGATCAGTATGTTGTCGGCTCCTATGTTGATCCCGCATTTCTTGGCAACCTCGATCTGAACAATGCAGCGCTGTTCGACAAGGCGACCGCTCTGGCCGAACTGGCTGGCAATTACACGGCGAAGGAGGATGTCAAGGCGGCCTACGGCATGATGACCTGGGATGCTACCGACAAGCTTCGGCTGATCGGCGGCGTGCGCATGGAACACACGAGTAACCAGTACGATGCGTTCGTTTACGATGCCGATGCTGATACCCTGACGCCGGTGCATGGCGCGCGCGAGGATTACACCAACGTGTTGCCACACCTCAGCCTGCGCTACAAGCTCGACAGCTTCACCAACGTCAGGCTCGCCTACACCCATTCGCTGGCGCGTCCCAACTATTTCGATCTCGCTCCGTACCGCCAGATACTGGCCGATGACGAGGAGATTTATGTCGGCAATCCCTCGCTCAAGGCGACGCTGTCGAAGAACTTCGACATCATGATCGACCGGTACCTCGGTTCGGTCAGCCTGGTGTCGATCGGGTATTTCCACAAATCGATTTCGGATTTCATTGTCACCCAAAAATCGACCGACCCCGTCACCAGCTATGAGCTCTACCAGCCGGTCAACGGTGGAGACGGCAGCATCAACGGTCTGGAAGCCTCGGCGCAGTTCCAGCTTCCGTTCC
This genomic window from Chlorobaculum limnaeum contains:
- a CDS encoding TonB-dependent receptor encodes the protein MGTIVDKNDKLPLPGVAVRVKGTSLGAVTDQSGRYRIDNIGSDSVVISVSYIGYVGEEYPVSMNRLKSAILNISLTPGLVVGQEIVVVGEQLKGQAKAINQQIKSDNITNVIAADQIGKFPDDNAGDALKRIPGISVFNDQGEARFIHIRGTEPRFNSVMINGERIPSAEAETRTVQLDLVPADMLQTIEVNKTLTPDMDADAIGGSVNLITMAPSERRISITAGGGANLIEGSGGPRSKFSGVYGNRFMDGKLGVVVAGSYEDNHFGSDDIEAEWKRSGTTGQINLDSQQVRTYDIERLRKSLSTTLDYRFNENHTLKFSGISNWRNDWEQRYRTTYTSLLDDDNNYLDKGEIRMQNKGGTDKDARLEEQRMMSYSLGGEHHFGKLEVDWQAAYSKASQEKPNERYIDIREKKQPFTVDVSDPGKPLVIMDASSGIASGGDWKLKSLTEEHEYTEDIDKAFGLDFKYDLADRLKLKAGGKIRYKKKMSDNDYYEYTPVDEDAFMNEVYNHLYSPSKKHYLPGDQYVVGSYVDPAFLGNLDLNNAALFDKATALAELAGNYTAKEDVKAAYGMMTWDATDKLRLIGGVRMEHTSNQYDAFVYDADADTLTPVHGAREDYTNVLPHLSLRYKLDSFTNVRLAYTHSLARPNYFDLAPYRQILADDEEIYVGNPSLKATLSKNFDIMIDRYLGSVSLVSIGYFHKSISDFIVTQKSTDPVTSYELYQPVNGGDGSINGLEASAQFQLPFLKGLGLYLNYTYTGSKIKHFNIEGRDGDDLPLPGSPKHTFNTSVSYETGPLGLRLSGNYHSDFIDSEEGAIGENAWEDRYYDSSFTLDFNGTYRFSKQAQMFFEISNLTNQPMRFYQGEKKYVAQEEWYDRRFMLGLKMDF